cacgaccagatccaaggatggggaggagatggaggggggcttcagataggaaaaaatgatagtgctgacaaacagggagaccacggccaggtgagggatgcatgtggaaaaggctttgtgccgccTTTGTTCTAAGGGGATCCTCAgaacggccctgaagatctgcacgtaggacaccacaatgaaaataaaaaacccaaatcctaatgAAAGGGTAACCACAACAAGCCCAATTTCACTGAGGTAggcgtgtgagcaggagagcttgaggagtggggggatttcacagaagaactggtccacagcattgcccttgcagagtggcagtgaaaatgtattggcagtgtgcagcagagcagtgagaaacccattgccccaggcagctgctgccatgtggacacaagctctgctgcccaggagtgTCCCGTAGTGCAgaggttggcagatggcaacatagcggtcataggccatgatggtgagaagataaTACTCTGCCACTAacaagaaggcaaagagaaagacctgtgcagcacatcctgcgtaggagatggccctggtgtcccagagggaattggccatggatttgggaacagtggtggagatgcagcccaggtcaaggacagagaggttgaggaggaagaagtacatgggggtgtggaggcggtggtcgcaggctatggcggtgatgttgaggccgttgcccagcagggcagccaggtggatgcccaggaagagccagaagtgcaagagctgcagctgccgcgtgtctgcgaaggccaggaggaggaagtgggtgatggagctggtgttggacatctgctgcctctgggcatgggggactgtccaagagggaaaagacagtgacaagttaggagagacttctctgagcaaaatcaaagccatttctcataggaaccCCCcaaaagtgtctctctccattcaggaagacctttggcaggtcccttgcacgagctctggttggtgctggctgagggtgccccagggagccgcaggctctgctctgggctctggaggagtcagtcctgccccacagcaatagggaaacaggaacatgatctcagattaaatccactcgtgatatcaaagagcttctcagcattgtcgctgccaattcacctgcctgcagagcagagctgtggggttttggtttgtgccttctggtctggttgccccaccacagctgagcagtgtttctaatgcagaaatcctgggcatttctgctgcactgcaagtgaaattgtgtgggtcctgagaggcaaagggactgtccctcagtgcagagtgaggacagccgctctgtgcataagccctgagctcagctgccctgtgctggcagctccttcagctggaggactatggcactcgcgtgttccccccaaaagaaaccggacactgctgggagcagaggaatccacgttctgagtgcacatctccaaagccctcaccccatcgtacctgaggaggatctcagctctcccctcccaaccatgGACACAGAGAGTtcctcacagctgcccacatacagccacccagcagcatttcaatggccttagcaccgaggtgtcttctccatggggctcctgcatgacatagagatgccccgggagagctttgccctacgggaggggagcctgcagcccagcaggagctcccaaggaaagactcaactctcctacatttcctgtgtcctggagggagggtgagatgtgtgccagccgcacaccctgcagtacccagagccccaaaggttaacagggtgcgagttggatgcttttcctccacggacagacgggcatgacagtagacacagcgttggtgtctgagctgcacttgaatcctcacctcCCAagagcagtgagtgtcacagtaagaacaagggcggcagggagaagaggagaacgtgccaaagttcccctgccaagggagacaggggagggagacacagtcagaggcttgagattttctcctctttggtggtcaggctgctgggaaggcagctcatggccaagtgtccatgacatgaagggcagaggctctgctgtgtgaatgaggagagcagggggttgctccagggaaagcatctgcaccgcagaggatggcagggaggtgcctgaacccctcctgccatggcctttctgggagcagttctctcttcctcgctgcccatggctctgctgcctggagctcttctgggccaggacctgtttctctgccctcacctctccctcttcatgctcacagagcccatccgccctgctgcgtgctcagctctgccctgcagacacctcctggcagcagggcactgcccagggacatctcggtgtgtgcaggggctaaggagcagctcaggcaagtcctaacgagaactggggtctcattgcctactccagagcagagcaatcaattcccatctcccactgcccacccagacaacccaggggagaaaactcaaagcacacacttcttccctttcaggtaatcccctacctcgacacccatctttaacatgaccctctgcaaatgtcctccgggtgatggagaagcctgagcagccctgacccacactgcatcctctggacagcagaaggaccctgtcctgccggggctcactccttccacccacagcttctccccacagcgtcgtggggtgctccccgggcaggctgagcgctgaccctggcaggcggcggagtccctgccctggtgcacagccccctgcagcacagggaccctgctcggaaggacagccctggccacccctgcctgcacacacgccttcacaccctggagcagtgcccgggagaaggcagccgtcatgccctctccttctgacggtgcagcagggaaggcctgctctgcagcatctcctcctcctctacagcagggaagctgtgagagtcctcctgaaagatcatagttgctgagggatgtaccagcttttggatatccctccaggaacagcagctacattgtcctgcacccaggcacttaccatgtagagggctgtgaagatctctccgcgcagtgagctctcagcatcctcccactccagactgcgtttacgctctctctgcctcgctccctcccctcgttgcctgcaggcagtgccctcagccctgctgcactttgcagaggagctgctcctgggcagagctgtctctctgcagcactgcccacttgccaggagctccctccttccaggagcccagcccagctcagcagcagaggaccagcccaaggcagcacttgctctgcccctcggggctccctcgaggggtccctggggctccaggggaacctgctgggaaacagcctgaagtcatccctgatcttccctccctcagctgcgcagagacacttacttctcctctcaggaaaagacttggccatgagaatcccctttctttgtcccagcattagacaggactcccaggaaggtgacaagcaaagacataatttctccaagctgggggatatcctcacgtgaatgaaataggcatttcagtgtggctttgtagtcctagggctcgaaagacattcagctctctgttgtccacgccacgtctctgctctgaagcaaagcctttgcacacagggggtcttgggcgcttgggaccaggtttccttagggcagggacgagcttgcctgcttccacagctgcagggcttcagcccaaacgtgcagcaatggcctcagccagggccacaggcaggaagagctggagctggtcctgaggagacagagctgtgacatggttgcagagctcaggacagctgctcttcaaggacagcatcctccaagctcagcaaggctccagatcaaaactccctctgaacttgaaaggccattgaagggcaccagaaggagcgttcactacttcaggaacagttaaagaagaaacaaaggtgctgtgtggccactgctgaacgCGGTGAGAGCAGGAGTACATAGATCTATAGTTTaacagaaactcaaaagaaatgGAACAGGCACTTATAGCTTTCACTTTCTGGTATTGGCTTTTTGTGGAGACTACAGTTACTGAACTGTGCACTACAGTTTGTATCCCTATCATCATTAGAGTCcaggtttcaaatgcttttatttcagctgttgaaacaaatattaccttaaaGGGCAGGACATCAACACAGTACCTTAATTTataaggctgagggaggaaggaagatttgaCCTAGCTTTTGCAACAAGATGTACAGCTAAGTGAGATTCTCCTTACACCAATGAGAGTaccaaacattgaaataaataaaactctttcATTTAGAGGAAAGTTTAGATTTCAAACTTGCCAAACTGTTAGCAGagtcagaaaaatgaatgatatatTAATTTTGAGTACAATCTCTTATTTATTATGAAG
The nucleotide sequence above comes from Calonectris borealis unplaced genomic scaffold, bCalBor7.hap1.2 HAP1_SCAFFOLD_49, whole genome shotgun sequence. Encoded proteins:
- the LOC142076427 gene encoding olfactory receptor 14C36-like, whose translation is MSNTSSITHFLLLAFADTRQLQLLHFWLFLGIHLAALLGNGLNITAIACDHRLHTPMYFFLLNLSVLDLGCISTTVPKSMANSLWDTRAISYAGCAAQVFLFAFLLVAEYYLLTIMAYDRYVAICQPLHYGTLLGSRACVHMAAAAWGNGFLTALLHTANTFSLPLCKGNAVDQFFCEIPPLLKLSCSHAYLSEIGLVVVTLSLGFGFFIFIVVSYVQIFRAVLRIPLEQRRHKAFSTCIPHLAVVSLFVSTIIFSYLKPPSISSPSLDLVVTVLYSLVPPAVNPLIYSMRNKELKNALKKLIREVVFQQH